The Pseudobdellovibrionaceae bacterium genome contains a region encoding:
- a CDS encoding glycosyltransferase, which produces MKFAIVILTYNQIEQTVDCIKSIQAVKTREFPDKQIFVVHNGSDPAVVADLRHRYPRFHHVVLNENESFAAGANAGIRAAFSLQPWVLFLTQDTTLVHFPKGPPFEPCLAAVKIYKRKVEVMNSMGGACDLDMAKHYYCTKADHFWNSFENAILQPYVPRTAFWIHQQAFEKVNGFDETIGSIWEDVDLSIRLREDGEMLQLDEATEVIHHRKGFSRRDPFMTRFLYNRNRFWVSRRKLRNRGQSIMFEFGIFNEWFWLWLGTLLKKPKEASLIWKAYRASFKRPLDPPNLALEVPEKLKPAAEAKPAEAEKPETKKETRASEKKSDKKSDPKDKVEKKKVEVAPAEATGATASTGATLTATEKEERTKTKA; this is translated from the coding sequence TTGAAATTTGCCATCGTCATTTTGACTTACAATCAAATCGAACAGACCGTCGACTGCATCAAGTCGATTCAGGCCGTGAAGACGCGCGAATTTCCCGACAAACAGATCTTCGTCGTTCATAACGGAAGCGATCCGGCGGTGGTCGCCGATTTACGTCATCGTTATCCACGTTTCCACCACGTCGTCTTGAATGAAAATGAGAGCTTCGCGGCGGGCGCCAACGCGGGAATTCGTGCGGCGTTTTCACTTCAGCCGTGGGTTCTTTTTCTGACCCAAGATACGACGCTCGTGCACTTCCCGAAGGGGCCGCCGTTTGAGCCGTGCCTCGCGGCCGTGAAGATCTACAAACGCAAAGTCGAAGTCATGAACTCCATGGGCGGGGCTTGCGATCTCGATATGGCGAAGCATTACTACTGCACCAAAGCCGATCACTTCTGGAATTCGTTCGAGAACGCGATCTTGCAGCCTTACGTTCCGCGTACGGCGTTCTGGATTCATCAGCAAGCCTTCGAAAAGGTGAACGGTTTTGATGAAACGATCGGAAGCATTTGGGAGGACGTCGACTTGTCGATCCGTCTGCGCGAGGACGGCGAGATGCTCCAGTTGGATGAAGCGACCGAGGTCATCCACCACCGCAAAGGATTCAGCCGTCGTGATCCCTTCATGACGCGTTTTTTGTACAATCGCAATCGCTTCTGGGTTTCGCGGCGAAAGTTGCGTAATCGCGGTCAGAGCATCATGTTCGAGTTCGGGATCTTCAACGAGTGGTTCTGGCTGTGGCTGGGCACACTTTTGAAGAAACCCAAAGAGGCTTCGCTGATCTGGAAAGCGTACCGGGCGAGCTTCAAGCGTCCCCTGGACCCGCCGAATCTGGCGCTCGAGGTGCCCGAGAAGTTGAAACCCGCGGCGGAAGCCAAGCCGGCCGAAGCGGAAAAGCCCGAGACCAAAAAAGAAACGCGGGCGAGCGAGAAGAAATCCGACAAGAAGTCTGATCCGAAAGACAAAGTCGAAAAGAAGAAAGTTGAAGTCGCGCCGGCGGAAGCGACCGGCGCAACCGCGTCGACGGGCGCGACCCTGACGGCGACGGAAAAAGAAGAGCGGACGAAAACGAAAGCTTAG
- a CDS encoding trypsin-like peptidase domain-containing protein yields MWGFLVLFLTVPAFALPGFQPAGGEAVPEPVRRAEASILKIYFPYYLTVKRAEAPALLTATLLTAAGRQEIADCVNSKLEDCSIPLSFVEGTAFRDRRKEDALWTNCHLVDAWVRHQKYRAQIEGVNFRERLKTSTIRARVYDHRGTLLVDEADFRMEVAHVTEGDGPRSAGCVLADDAVRLLGPRVDRPALPWAKTPAQPGEATYIAGYPRQTDSRASMGAADSDGASFRWTLGALMGNAEFNQVLKAENLPPEKYSFARAGIYSLFMSNDGAEGMSGGPVLNAQGEVLGIFRGILPGPITRAWPLATVGIQTDGLRYLEIRSGE; encoded by the coding sequence ATGTGGGGATTTCTCGTTCTATTTCTGACGGTGCCGGCCTTCGCTCTTCCGGGGTTTCAGCCTGCGGGCGGTGAGGCCGTTCCGGAACCCGTCCGCCGGGCCGAGGCCTCGATCCTGAAAATTTATTTTCCTTACTACCTGACGGTGAAACGCGCCGAGGCCCCGGCGCTGCTCACGGCGACCTTGCTGACCGCGGCGGGACGACAAGAGATCGCCGACTGCGTGAACTCGAAACTCGAGGACTGTTCGATTCCGCTTTCTTTCGTCGAGGGCACGGCCTTTCGTGACCGGCGCAAAGAGGACGCGCTTTGGACGAACTGCCATCTGGTGGACGCTTGGGTCCGCCACCAAAAGTACCGCGCGCAAATCGAAGGCGTGAATTTCCGCGAGCGACTGAAAACTTCCACGATCCGCGCGCGCGTGTACGACCACCGCGGCACGCTGCTGGTCGACGAGGCGGATTTTCGCATGGAGGTCGCGCATGTGACCGAAGGTGACGGGCCCCGCAGCGCGGGCTGCGTGCTCGCGGACGATGCGGTTCGTTTGCTCGGCCCCCGCGTGGATCGCCCCGCGCTCCCGTGGGCCAAAACCCCGGCGCAACCGGGTGAGGCCACCTACATCGCGGGATATCCGCGCCAAACCGACTCGCGCGCCTCGATGGGCGCCGCCGACTCGGACGGCGCGAGCTTTCGCTGGACCCTGGGGGCGCTGATGGGGAATGCGGAATTCAATCAAGTGCTTAAAGCGGAGAATCTTCCGCCCGAGAAGTACTCCTTCGCGCGCGCGGGAATCTATTCGCTTTTCATGTCCAACGACGGCGCCGAGGGGATGAGCGGTGGCCCCGTACTGAACGCGCAAGGCGAGGTCCTCGGGATCTTTCGCGGCATTTTGCCGGGCCCGATCACCCGCGCTTGGCCGCTTGCCACCGTGGGAATTCAAACCGACGGCCTTCGTTATCTCGAAATTCGCAGTGGAGAATAA
- a CDS encoding sigma-54-dependent Fis family transcriptional regulator: MKPRILVVDDEESIREFLEIMLKKEGYDITIAEDGARAKDVLAKKTFDMVISDLQMPNMTGIELLKHVKDSYPDLVFMMITAFGTTESAVEAMKMGAYDYLTKPFKIDEVRMNVTNALRSKNLEVENRVLKKELNKEYSFQNVVGNSEAMHRIFDLIKRVSMAPSNILITGESGTGKEVVAKAIHYNGPLKDKNFVTVNCGAIPESLMESEMFGHKKGSFTSAIADKPGLFEVADGGTLFLDEVGELPLNIQVKMLRAIQERVIRRVGANDDIKVDVRIIAATNRDLEDMVKEGTFRQDLYYRLNVINIKTPGLRERKEDIPLLANHFLKKYNERLGKQVQGISVEAMEILKKYEYPGNVRELENIIERTVALEGGATILPESLPPIVNTPTGRKMASSNEIEIGTDGIDLDKVLGQIEKELLIKAIHAAGGVKKKGAKLLHITFRSMRYRVEKYNLGTMDDEEGDDD; encoded by the coding sequence ATGAAGCCAAGAATTTTGGTCGTCGACGACGAAGAATCGATCCGCGAGTTTCTCGAGATCATGCTGAAAAAAGAAGGCTATGATATCACCATTGCGGAAGACGGCGCTCGCGCGAAAGACGTCCTCGCGAAGAAGACCTTCGACATGGTCATCTCGGATTTGCAGATGCCCAACATGACGGGTATCGAGCTTCTGAAACACGTCAAAGACTCTTACCCCGATCTCGTCTTCATGATGATCACCGCCTTCGGCACCACCGAAAGCGCCGTCGAAGCCATGAAGATGGGCGCGTACGATTACCTGACGAAGCCGTTCAAAATCGACGAAGTTCGTATGAACGTGACGAATGCGCTTCGCTCGAAGAACCTCGAAGTCGAAAACCGCGTCCTCAAAAAAGAACTCAATAAAGAATACTCGTTCCAGAACGTCGTCGGTAATTCCGAGGCGATGCACCGGATTTTCGATCTGATCAAACGCGTCTCGATGGCGCCTTCGAACATTTTGATCACGGGTGAATCCGGAACGGGTAAGGAAGTCGTCGCGAAGGCGATTCACTACAATGGTCCCCTGAAAGACAAAAATTTCGTCACCGTGAACTGCGGGGCGATTCCCGAGTCGTTGATGGAATCGGAAATGTTCGGTCACAAGAAGGGCTCGTTCACGAGCGCCATCGCCGACAAACCGGGTCTGTTCGAAGTCGCGGACGGCGGAACGCTGTTTCTGGATGAGGTCGGCGAGCTTCCTTTGAACATTCAGGTGAAAATGCTGCGCGCGATCCAGGAACGCGTCATCCGTCGCGTCGGTGCGAACGACGATATCAAAGTCGACGTGCGGATTATCGCGGCGACGAACCGCGATCTTGAAGACATGGTGAAGGAAGGGACCTTCCGTCAGGATCTTTACTACCGTCTGAACGTCATCAACATCAAGACGCCCGGTCTGCGTGAGCGTAAAGAAGATATTCCCCTTCTGGCGAATCACTTCCTGAAAAAGTACAATGAGCGTCTGGGTAAGCAGGTTCAAGGGATCTCGGTCGAAGCGATGGAGATTCTGAAAAAGTACGAATACCCCGGTAACGTCCGGGAACTCGAGAACATCATCGAGCGTACGGTCGCCCTCGAAGGCGGCGCGACGATCCTGCCCGAGAGCTTGCCCCCGATCGTGAATACGCCCACGGGCCGTAAGATGGCTTCATCGAATGAAATCGAAATCGGCACCGACGGTATTGATCTGGATAAAGTCCTGGGCCAAATCGAAAAGGAACTGCTGATTAAGGCGATTCACGCCGCGGGCGGGGTCAAGAAGAAGGGCGCGAAGCTTCTTCACATTACTTTCCGATCTATGCGTTACCGGGTCGAGAAGTACAACCTCGGCACCATGGACGATGAAGAAGGCGACGACGATTGA
- a CDS encoding PAS domain-containing sensor histidine kinase: MEAPKLTPQPTRSSSAETSSATPALVAHVGDGRGELASAIPLEKLLVQSVRAGLYILVLTLALVHHLYQDEFFSWEVYRNFYAVAALGLLAPVVSLPFLNGFFRQRGLVAASFALDIVLITALLLTSRLNQSIFLFLYMMTIILSGLVFQLRGALLTALACSLASSVVLLFGEELKSLGFFFLLMLNNIAFFSVAWISGFLSEQLEIQGLNISDLRRLNQNIVDTIPSGLLTVLESGFVVQANPGAVGILGDKLRGMEEGQKSVRDLFPEGTFTEWPLANRREVRINKDSETQILTLKMLPQRVGEQSAYLLVIEDETQVKKLEFAVRQSEKLAAVGQLATGIAHEIRNPLAGISGSIELLSQQQQTDDDKKLTRIILREIDRLNHLISEFLDFAKPEKPPVDAVDLGKLLDETLSQVRLNPQLRTDIEYVRLNEGEPVVRAHRDKLKQAFLNMMINACQAMGQSEKPRLEVVSKVKDDKVVIEVKDNGCGMTEEVMRRMFEPFMTTKPKGTGLGLAITHKIFETHQARIFVESKVGEGTRISVEFPRFTV, from the coding sequence ATGGAAGCACCGAAGCTGACACCCCAGCCGACGCGTTCAAGCTCTGCCGAGACCTCCTCGGCGACGCCCGCGCTCGTCGCGCATGTCGGTGACGGTCGCGGGGAACTGGCTTCCGCAATTCCGCTGGAAAAACTGCTGGTGCAGAGCGTGCGCGCGGGACTTTACATCCTGGTGCTCACGCTCGCGCTCGTGCATCACCTTTACCAAGACGAGTTCTTTAGCTGGGAAGTTTACCGCAACTTCTACGCCGTCGCCGCGCTGGGGCTCTTGGCCCCCGTCGTGTCGTTGCCGTTCCTGAACGGCTTCTTTCGTCAGCGGGGTCTGGTCGCCGCGAGTTTCGCGCTGGATATCGTCCTCATCACGGCGCTCCTGCTGACAAGTCGCTTGAACCAAAGCATCTTCCTGTTTCTGTACATGATGACCATCATCTTGTCGGGGTTGGTCTTCCAGCTGCGCGGCGCGCTCCTGACGGCGCTGGCCTGTTCATTGGCAAGTTCGGTGGTTCTGCTCTTCGGTGAAGAACTGAAGTCGCTCGGTTTTTTCTTTCTGTTGATGCTGAACAACATCGCGTTCTTCAGCGTCGCTTGGATTTCGGGTTTTCTGTCGGAGCAGCTCGAGATTCAGGGACTCAACATCTCGGACCTGCGTCGATTGAACCAAAATATCGTCGACACGATCCCGTCGGGTCTTTTGACCGTTCTGGAGTCGGGTTTCGTCGTGCAGGCGAACCCCGGCGCGGTGGGCATCCTGGGAGATAAACTCCGGGGCATGGAGGAAGGTCAAAAGAGCGTGCGCGACCTTTTTCCCGAAGGCACCTTCACGGAATGGCCGCTGGCGAACCGTCGCGAAGTCCGAATCAATAAAGACTCCGAAACCCAGATCCTGACCCTCAAAATGCTGCCGCAGCGGGTGGGGGAGCAGAGCGCCTATCTGCTGGTGATCGAGGATGAAACTCAGGTCAAAAAGCTCGAGTTCGCGGTTCGCCAAAGTGAAAAGCTCGCGGCCGTGGGGCAGCTCGCGACCGGGATCGCGCACGAAATCCGCAATCCCTTGGCCGGCATCAGCGGCTCGATTGAACTCTTAAGTCAGCAGCAGCAAACGGACGACGACAAAAAGCTCACGCGCATCATCTTAAGAGAGATCGATCGCCTGAATCACCTGATCTCGGAGTTTTTGGACTTCGCGAAACCGGAAAAACCTCCGGTGGACGCGGTCGACCTTGGTAAACTTTTGGACGAGACGCTCTCGCAAGTGCGTCTGAATCCGCAGCTGCGCACGGATATCGAATACGTCCGCTTGAATGAAGGCGAGCCCGTGGTGCGCGCGCATCGTGACAAGTTGAAGCAAGCCTTCCTCAATATGATGATCAATGCCTGCCAGGCGATGGGGCAGTCCGAAAAACCGCGACTCGAGGTCGTTTCGAAAGTGAAGGACGACAAAGTCGTGATCGAAGTGAAAGACAACGGTTGCGGAATGACCGAAGAAGTCATGCGCCGGATGTTCGAACCTTTTATGACCACGAAGCCCAAAGGCACGGGGCTCGGCCTGGCTATTACACATAAGATTTTCGAAACGCATCAGGCCCGGATTTTCGTCGAGAGCAAGGTCGGCGAAGGGACCCGGATTTCGGTCGAGTTCCCTAGATTCACCGTTTGA
- a CDS encoding type II secretion system F family protein has translation MARYIYQAKAANGTVTTGAIEASSEAEAQSRLKSKQLVPLRLVKSGGGSKSQPQASLFSPRVDSKELQIFTRQFSTLINAGIPIVDSLKILSEGKRNPLLKQTAAKIKDSIEGGKRLGDSMSQHPTVFDRFYVNMVRAGEEAGILDGILNRMSIYLEKSEKLKKQIKGAMAYPMAIVAISICVVTAILVFIIPEFQKLYSSAGKELPAVTNMIIAMSNTVIHRWYVVIGVVIGIPVGLVYYYRTPDGRETMDRLLIKAPLFGELIQKASVARMTRTLSTLLSSGVSVVEALDIAAKTSGNAVIEEALYRSKDSVIAGRPLAAPLQKEPMIPDMVTQMIAIGEKSGTMDQMLGKIADFYEDDVENAVKALTSLIEPLLMVILGGVIAFLVVGMYLPIFDLASVAAGK, from the coding sequence ATGGCTCGTTACATTTACCAGGCAAAAGCGGCGAACGGCACGGTGACGACCGGCGCGATCGAAGCTTCGAGTGAAGCGGAAGCGCAATCACGCCTTAAATCCAAACAGCTCGTTCCATTGCGCCTGGTGAAGTCGGGCGGGGGTTCGAAGTCTCAACCCCAAGCTTCCCTGTTCTCGCCGCGCGTGGATTCGAAAGAGCTGCAAATTTTCACGCGTCAGTTTTCCACGCTGATCAACGCCGGTATTCCGATCGTCGATTCGTTGAAAATCCTCAGCGAAGGAAAACGGAATCCGCTCTTGAAACAAACCGCCGCTAAAATCAAAGACTCGATCGAAGGCGGTAAACGCTTGGGCGATTCGATGTCCCAGCATCCCACGGTGTTCGATCGTTTCTACGTCAACATGGTCCGCGCGGGTGAAGAGGCCGGGATTCTTGACGGCATCTTGAACCGGATGTCGATCTATCTCGAAAAATCCGAGAAATTGAAAAAGCAAATCAAAGGCGCGATGGCCTACCCGATGGCGATCGTCGCGATCTCGATCTGCGTGGTCACCGCGATCTTGGTGTTCATCATTCCGGAATTCCAAAAGCTCTACTCCAGCGCGGGTAAAGAGCTGCCGGCGGTGACCAACATGATCATCGCGATGTCGAATACGGTGATCCATCGTTGGTACGTCGTGATCGGCGTGGTCATCGGAATTCCGGTGGGTCTGGTCTATTACTACCGTACGCCCGATGGCCGTGAAACCATGGACCGCCTTCTGATCAAGGCGCCGCTTTTCGGAGAGCTGATCCAGAAGGCCTCGGTCGCCCGCATGACCCGCACTCTGTCGACGCTCCTCAGCTCGGGTGTCAGCGTGGTCGAAGCGCTCGACATCGCCGCGAAGACGTCGGGGAACGCCGTCATCGAAGAGGCGCTCTACCGCAGTAAAGATTCCGTGATCGCGGGTCGTCCGCTGGCGGCGCCCCTGCAGAAAGAGCCGATGATCCCGGACATGGTCACGCAAATGATCGCGATCGGTGAGAAGTCGGGAACGATGGACCAGATGCTTGGTAAAATCGCCGACTTCTACGAAGACGACGTCGAGAACGCCGTCAAGGCCCTGACCTCGTTGATCGAACCTTTGCTCATGGTCATTCTCGGAGGCGTCATCGCTTTCTTGGTCGTGGGCATGTACTTGCCGATCTTCGATCTGGCCTCTGTCGCGGCCGGAAAGTAA
- the pilB gene encoding type IV-A pilus assembly ATPase PilB, protein MKLAEILVKQGLIRPDQMSKAMDDQRKGGQRLSTVLVQQGIVKDNQILKALEKHYGIPGVDLNTFQVQQGVTDLVNREYCEKNMLIPIQKVGDTTLVVAMLDPGQVQVRDDLRFLTRRKIQVVLASELGIASAIDKYFGANVRDIVKEVEDDMDAEPDIILQGAESIDSSADGDEGPIIKFVNAILSEAIRKKASDIHFEPYEKKFRVRYRVDGVMIEATSQPSGSGPAIASRLKIMSKLDIAEKRRPQDGRIKVRYKGGKDMDFRVSVMPTIWGEKVVCRLLDKSNLQLDMTKLGFEPEDLEIFKNIIKMPQGMVLITGPTGSGKTTTIYSALYELNQPDVNISTSEDPVEFNLEGINQLQVNSDIGLTFAAALRTFLRQDPDIIMVGEIRDLETAEIAAKAASTGHLVVSTLHTNDAPQTISRLVEMGVAPFVVTSTIELIVAQRLVGRICDSCRAPMDVTPQVLLDLGVEPKEVKEYRVFHGRGCNTCNNTGIKGRIAIFELMVMSDKIKESVLKGETAAQLRSLARQEGMRTLRRSALLKLKRGETSIQEVLNASVRDSE, encoded by the coding sequence ATGAAGCTCGCCGAGATTTTAGTGAAGCAAGGCCTGATCCGTCCGGATCAAATGTCCAAAGCGATGGACGATCAACGTAAGGGTGGACAGCGCCTGTCGACGGTCCTTGTTCAGCAGGGCATCGTGAAGGACAACCAAATCCTGAAGGCCCTCGAAAAGCACTACGGGATTCCCGGGGTCGATCTGAACACCTTCCAGGTTCAGCAGGGCGTGACCGATCTCGTGAACCGCGAATACTGCGAAAAGAACATGTTGATCCCGATCCAGAAAGTCGGCGACACCACACTCGTCGTCGCGATGTTGGACCCGGGACAAGTTCAAGTGCGCGATGACCTGCGTTTTCTGACCAGAAGAAAAATCCAAGTCGTCTTGGCCTCGGAGCTCGGGATCGCGTCCGCGATCGACAAGTATTTCGGCGCGAACGTCCGCGACATCGTCAAAGAAGTCGAAGATGACATGGATGCCGAACCCGACATCATCTTGCAAGGCGCGGAGTCGATCGACAGCTCCGCCGATGGCGATGAGGGCCCGATCATCAAGTTCGTGAACGCCATCTTGTCGGAGGCGATCCGCAAGAAAGCGTCCGACATTCATTTCGAACCTTACGAAAAGAAATTTCGCGTCCGTTACCGGGTCGACGGCGTCATGATCGAGGCGACATCACAGCCTTCGGGATCGGGACCGGCCATCGCGTCCCGTTTGAAGATCATGTCGAAGCTCGACATCGCCGAAAAACGCCGTCCGCAAGATGGTCGTATCAAAGTCCGCTACAAAGGCGGGAAGGACATGGACTTCCGGGTCAGCGTCATGCCGACGATCTGGGGTGAAAAAGTCGTCTGCCGTCTGCTCGACAAATCGAACTTGCAGCTCGACATGACGAAGCTCGGTTTTGAGCCCGAGGATCTTGAGATCTTCAAAAACATCATCAAAATGCCTCAAGGCATGGTGCTGATCACCGGTCCTACGGGTTCGGGAAAGACGACGACCATCTACTCGGCGCTCTACGAACTCAATCAGCCCGATGTGAATATCTCCACCTCTGAAGACCCGGTCGAATTCAACCTCGAAGGGATCAACCAGCTTCAGGTCAATTCCGATATCGGTCTGACGTTCGCGGCCGCGCTGCGGACCTTCCTTCGTCAGGATCCCGACATCATCATGGTCGGAGAGATTCGTGACCTCGAAACCGCCGAGATCGCCGCGAAAGCCGCGAGCACGGGCCACTTGGTCGTCAGCACCCTTCACACCAACGACGCCCCCCAAACCATTTCCCGTCTCGTGGAAATGGGCGTCGCGCCCTTCGTCGTTACCTCCACGATCGAACTCATCGTGGCGCAGCGTCTGGTCGGCCGGATCTGCGATTCATGCAGAGCGCCAATGGATGTCACGCCACAAGTCCTTCTGGATTTGGGCGTCGAACCCAAGGAAGTGAAGGAATACCGGGTCTTCCACGGTCGCGGATGCAACACTTGCAACAACACCGGAATCAAAGGTCGTATTGCGATCTTTGAATTGATGGTGATGTCAGATAAGATCAAAGAATCCGTATTGAAGGGCGAGACCGCCGCCCAGCTTCGCTCGCTCGCGCGACAAGAGGGGATGCGGACACTTCGTCGTTCGGCGCTTCTGAAATTGAAGCGCGGCGAGACGTCGATCCAAGAGGTGTTGAACGCCTCGGTTCGCGACTCGGAATAG
- the ribF gene encoding riboflavin biosynthesis protein RibF, translating into MIEPLDPMTQPRFWTARAPSEVPDSFAQSAVVLGNLDGLHRGHQALLEVAQEFGTRNAAPVVVFTFDPHPMQVLPGKPDFRRIFSPEVQTEMLRHWGASGVYYQHFDLDFAKTSAEDFLNQCLVPAVKPAAIVVGFNFRFGQGRQGTPEFLREWGSRHGVKILVVEPVNYLNETVSSSKIRAALLAGDVHHAGQLLGFPFFLQGIVEKGAQRGRNLGFPTANMMWSTSVDPVAKTTLTPAFGVYVTRTHFQGNVLPSVSHLGPIPTFSDIRPRLETHILDRDLALYGETLRVEFLEKLRDPVKFEGLDALKAQIDADCAAARRYHREHP; encoded by the coding sequence ATGATCGAGCCCTTGGACCCCATGACCCAACCCCGATTTTGGACCGCCCGCGCCCCCAGCGAAGTTCCCGACAGCTTCGCCCAAAGTGCCGTCGTCCTCGGAAACCTCGACGGCCTCCACCGCGGCCACCAAGCGCTCCTCGAAGTGGCGCAAGAGTTCGGCACCCGCAATGCCGCTCCCGTCGTCGTTTTCACCTTCGACCCGCACCCCATGCAGGTCCTTCCCGGGAAGCCCGATTTCCGCCGGATCTTCAGCCCCGAAGTTCAAACGGAAATGCTCCGCCACTGGGGCGCCAGCGGCGTCTACTACCAACACTTCGATCTGGATTTCGCCAAAACGAGCGCCGAAGACTTCCTGAACCAGTGTCTGGTGCCCGCCGTGAAGCCCGCCGCGATTGTCGTCGGCTTCAACTTCCGCTTCGGCCAAGGCCGGCAGGGCACCCCCGAGTTTCTGAGGGAGTGGGGGAGTCGGCACGGCGTGAAGATCCTCGTCGTCGAACCCGTGAACTACCTCAACGAAACCGTCTCTTCTTCGAAAATTCGCGCGGCCCTTTTGGCGGGAGACGTCCATCATGCGGGCCAGTTGCTCGGGTTCCCCTTTTTCCTACAGGGCATCGTCGAGAAGGGCGCCCAGCGCGGCCGCAACCTTGGCTTTCCGACGGCCAACATGATGTGGTCGACCTCCGTCGATCCCGTCGCGAAAACCACGCTCACCCCCGCGTTCGGGGTTTACGTGACCCGCACGCACTTCCAGGGAAACGTCCTTCCGTCGGTCAGCCATTTGGGGCCGATCCCCACCTTCAGCGACATCCGGCCGCGCCTAGAAACCCACATTTTGGACCGCGACCTCGCCCTTTACGGAGAGACCCTCCGCGTGGAGTTCCTGGAAAAACTTCGGGACCCCGTCAAGTTTGAGGGGCTCGACGCGCTCAAAGCCCAAATCGACGCCGACTGCGCCGCCGCCCGCCGCTACCACCGGGAGCACCCATGA
- a CDS encoding CHASE2 domain-containing protein, producing the protein MCWALGCSLLLGDEVKSFDLRFQMRGDQPTSHDVVVVKIHPDEVMANYRLRGRLSTWKDVVDVTDSFYWDPQAWGNMLEKLLAQHPRSIGVTVYLSETLRNAALSERGVRAFLDPRITWASPTPGGDRPILPLFADSTLSNVGIYDLVRDEDGIIRRFVKGPAGIPHLAEKVTGVNLPLDTTLMINYRGGTNVFTEYSMTEVLSGQIPAGAFHDKIILIGAETNSNSQFLTPMGPSHRAGVMAQIVDNILTDRWIKRAPVGFYMAGLFIVLLLSVVILIQYPQSVAFLFLIWLSTLITALSIWTFDSFSVWIPIFSPLVQILATWIIFLGYQANKIERKNMELLQESRYLAELEQLKNNFISLISHDLKTPIAKIQGSVDRMIAQHPGSEIAGDLAQLRGYSDELNRYIQSILKLLRVESRDFKLIRTLGDINETIENVIVQLRPIAENKKISLKTELEPLFTIEGDFTLLREVILNLVENAIKYTPEGGQVSVRSSERNDRVIVEVQDTGPGIGKDELQSVWQKFVRGKDQDLKTKGTGLGLYLVKYFIELHQGQVTVESELGRGTLFTVSLPLDLDTDKVDTLEEDADGSKDLSLNR; encoded by the coding sequence GTGTGCTGGGCGCTGGGCTGCTCGCTTTTGCTTGGCGACGAAGTGAAGTCGTTCGACCTGCGCTTTCAAATGCGGGGGGATCAGCCGACCTCCCACGATGTGGTCGTCGTGAAGATTCATCCCGACGAGGTGATGGCGAACTACCGGCTGCGGGGACGGCTCTCGACTTGGAAGGACGTCGTCGATGTGACGGACTCCTTCTACTGGGATCCGCAGGCTTGGGGCAACATGCTCGAGAAACTCCTCGCGCAACATCCGCGCTCCATTGGGGTCACGGTTTACCTCTCCGAAACTTTGCGTAACGCCGCCTTGTCCGAGCGCGGGGTGCGGGCTTTCCTGGATCCGCGCATCACGTGGGCTTCGCCGACTCCTGGCGGGGATCGGCCGATTTTGCCATTGTTCGCGGACTCCACTTTGTCGAACGTCGGGATCTACGATCTGGTGCGGGACGAGGACGGGATCATCCGACGTTTCGTGAAGGGCCCGGCGGGGATTCCGCACTTGGCCGAGAAAGTGACGGGGGTGAATCTGCCCTTGGACACCACGCTCATGATCAACTACCGGGGAGGCACGAACGTCTTCACCGAGTACTCGATGACCGAAGTGCTGTCGGGACAAATTCCGGCGGGAGCCTTTCACGACAAGATCATCCTGATCGGCGCGGAGACGAACTCGAACTCGCAGTTCCTGACCCCGATGGGGCCCTCGCACCGCGCGGGAGTAATGGCGCAGATCGTGGACAACATCCTGACGGACCGCTGGATCAAGCGGGCACCGGTGGGGTTCTACATGGCGGGACTCTTCATCGTGCTCCTGCTGTCGGTCGTGATTCTGATTCAGTATCCGCAGTCGGTGGCATTTCTGTTCTTGATCTGGCTGTCCACGCTGATCACGGCGCTGTCGATTTGGACTTTTGATAGCTTTTCGGTTTGGATTCCGATCTTCTCTCCGCTCGTGCAGATTTTGGCGACCTGGATCATCTTTTTAGGCTACCAGGCGAACAAGATCGAGCGGAAGAATATGGAACTTCTGCAGGAGAGTCGCTATCTGGCAGAGCTTGAGCAGTTGAAGAACAACTTCATTTCGTTGATTTCTCATGACCTGAAGACCCCGATCGCGAAGATCCAAGGGAGCGTGGATCGGATGATCGCGCAGCATCCGGGCTCTGAAATTGCGGGGGATCTGGCGCAGCTGCGGGGTTACTCGGACGAACTGAATCGCTATATTCAGAGTATTTTGAAGCTCCTCCGGGTGGAGTCACGGGACTTCAAACTGATTCGCACCCTAGGCGACATCAATGAGACGATCGAAAACGTGATCGTGCAGCTTCGCCCCATTGCCGAGAACAAAAAAATCAGTCTGAAGACCGAGCTAGAGCCCCTCTTTACGATTGAGGGGGATTTCACCCTTCTGCGCGAAGTCATATTGAACCTCGTCGAGAACGCGATCAAATACACGCCCGAGGGCGGACAGGTGTCGGTGCGGTCCTCGGAACGGAACGATCGAGTGATCGTGGAGGTCCAAGACACGGGCCCCGGTATTGGTAAAGACGAATTACAAAGTGTTTGGCAGAAATTCGTACGCGGTAAAGACCAAGATCTAAAGACGAAGGGCACAGGCCTCGGTCTTTACCTGGTGAAGTATTTTATTGAACTACATCAAGGACAAGTCACAGTTGAAAGCGAGCTCGGCCGCGGGACGCTCTTCACGGTGAGTTTGCCGTTGGATCTGGATACCGATAAGGTAGATACGCTGGAGGAAGATGCAGATGGATCAAAAGATCTCAGTCTTAATCGTTGA